One Actinoplanes missouriensis 431 DNA segment encodes these proteins:
- a CDS encoding UDP-N-acetylmuramate dehydrogenase, producing MPDAFTDHLFDTPPAAGASLAAYTTLRLGGPAGTLTTALHADEAVETVRAASAAGRPVLVLAGGSNVVIGDAGFPGETLLLRTSGIEVVAEDPGSVVVRVAAGESWDDFVRYAVANGWSGVECLSGIPGSAGATPIQNVGAYGQEVAHTIEAVRAYDRIDDEIRVMTSAECAFGYRASVFKHNDRYLVLSVDFRLERSGSSAPIRYAELARSLGGEAGDRVPLALARDTVLKLRAGKGMVLDPEDRDTWSVGSFFTNPVIPEDQFRTLSESEIPHWPAGESMVKLPAAWLIERAGFPKGFAGEGVAISGKHTLALTNRGTGTTAALLDLARAIRDGVRGRFGVELHPEPVLVNCEF from the coding sequence GTGCCCGACGCATTCACCGACCATCTGTTTGACACACCCCCCGCTGCGGGAGCCTCCCTTGCGGCGTACACGACGCTACGCCTCGGTGGCCCCGCCGGCACGCTGACCACCGCGCTCCACGCGGACGAGGCGGTGGAGACGGTCCGCGCGGCCTCGGCTGCCGGCCGCCCGGTGCTGGTCCTGGCCGGCGGCAGCAACGTGGTGATCGGCGACGCCGGTTTCCCCGGCGAGACGCTGCTGCTGCGCACCAGCGGCATCGAGGTGGTTGCCGAGGACCCGGGCAGCGTCGTGGTCCGGGTCGCGGCGGGCGAGAGCTGGGACGATTTCGTCAGGTATGCGGTGGCAAACGGCTGGTCCGGAGTCGAGTGCCTGTCCGGCATCCCGGGTTCGGCCGGCGCCACCCCGATCCAGAACGTCGGGGCGTACGGCCAGGAAGTCGCGCACACCATCGAGGCGGTGCGCGCCTACGACCGGATCGACGACGAGATCCGGGTGATGACGTCTGCCGAGTGCGCCTTCGGTTACCGCGCGAGCGTCTTCAAGCACAACGACCGCTACCTGGTCCTCTCGGTCGACTTCCGGCTGGAGCGGTCCGGGAGCTCAGCCCCGATCCGGTACGCCGAGCTGGCCCGCAGCCTCGGCGGCGAGGCCGGTGACCGGGTGCCGCTCGCGCTGGCCCGGGACACCGTGCTCAAGCTGCGGGCCGGCAAGGGCATGGTGCTCGACCCGGAGGACCGGGACACCTGGTCGGTCGGGTCCTTCTTCACCAACCCGGTGATCCCCGAGGACCAGTTCCGGACGCTCAGCGAGAGCGAGATCCCGCACTGGCCGGCCGGGGAGAGCATGGTGAAGCTGCCGGCGGCCTGGCTGATCGAGCGGGCCGGCTTCCCGAAGGGTTTCGCCGGCGAGGGTGTGGCCATCTCCGGCAAGCACACGCTGGCCCTGACGAACCGGGGCACGGGCACCACTGCCGCGCTGCTCGACCTGGCCCGCGCCATCCGCGACGGCGTGCGTGGCCGGTTCGGCGTCGAGCTGCACCCGGAGCCGGTGCTGGTCAACTGCGAGTTCTGA
- a CDS encoding response regulator transcription factor, giving the protein MSRLLVVEDDPDIALALRLLFSRAGYEVAHAADGRAGLKEAYAEHPDLVVLDVGLPEMDGWQVLERLRDVSDVPVLVLTAHGQEAEKVRGLRGGADDYLTKPFANNELLARVEALLRRSSSGQNNWASQIYDDGLVHLDPTKRRVYVKGEEKRLTPTEFRLLNALVRHAGAVLSPNQLLTQAWDDPTGIGQERVKFAVLRLRRKLGWSDPDESPIESVRGFGYRYRRPGGEA; this is encoded by the coding sequence ATGAGTCGCCTACTCGTGGTCGAGGACGACCCGGACATCGCTCTCGCCCTACGGCTGCTGTTCAGCCGGGCCGGGTACGAGGTGGCGCACGCCGCCGACGGGCGCGCCGGCCTCAAGGAGGCGTACGCCGAGCACCCCGACCTGGTGGTGCTCGACGTCGGCCTGCCGGAGATGGACGGCTGGCAGGTCCTGGAGCGGCTGCGCGACGTCTCGGACGTGCCGGTCCTGGTGCTCACCGCGCACGGCCAGGAAGCCGAGAAGGTGCGCGGCCTGCGCGGCGGCGCCGACGACTACCTGACCAAGCCCTTCGCGAACAACGAGTTGCTGGCCCGGGTGGAGGCGCTGCTGCGCCGCTCCTCCAGCGGACAGAACAACTGGGCCAGCCAGATCTACGACGACGGCCTCGTGCACCTGGACCCGACCAAGCGCCGGGTCTATGTGAAAGGCGAGGAAAAGCGCCTCACGCCGACCGAGTTCCGCCTGCTCAACGCTCTGGTCCGGCATGCCGGGGCGGTGCTCTCGCCGAACCAGTTGCTGACCCAGGCGTGGGACGACCCCACCGGCATCGGCCAGGAACGGGTCAAGTTCGCGGTGCTGCGACTGCGCCGCAAATTGGGGTGGTCCGACCCGGACGAGTCGCCCATCGAGTCCGTACGCGGATTCGGCTACCGATACCGGCGGCCAGGCGGAGAAGCCTGA
- a CDS encoding chemotaxis protein CheW, producing MASRQFATFEVDGQLFGVEVHTVQEVLSFNEYTPVPLAPSAVGGLFNLRGQVIAAVDLRVQLGLARKALQGPVMNVILRGDGEPVSLLVDKIGEVVDLDDETFEPPPDTLSGPTRELVVGTFKLDGRLMLALDVNQAVDTARATI from the coding sequence ATGGCGAGTCGCCAATTCGCCACCTTCGAGGTGGACGGGCAGCTCTTCGGCGTCGAGGTGCACACCGTCCAGGAGGTGCTGTCGTTCAACGAGTACACGCCGGTGCCGCTCGCGCCGTCGGCGGTCGGCGGCCTGTTCAACCTGCGCGGTCAGGTGATCGCCGCGGTGGACCTGCGGGTGCAGCTGGGACTGGCGCGCAAGGCGCTGCAGGGTCCCGTCATGAACGTCATCCTGCGGGGGGACGGTGAGCCGGTGAGCCTGCTGGTGGACAAGATCGGTGAAGTCGTCGACCTGGACGACGAGACGTTCGAGCCGCCGCCGGACACGCTCAGCGGCCCGACCCGGGAGCTGGTCGTGGGGACCTTCAAGCTCGACGGCCGGCTGATGCTGGCTCTCGACGTCAACCAGGCCGTCGACACGGCGCGTGCCACCATCTGA
- a CDS encoding GH1 family beta-glucosidase — protein sequence MTATVTTTSAQPAPAGITFPDGFVWGAATASYQIEGAAREDGRGPSIWDTFSRTPGKVHAGHTGDVACDHYHRYAEDVALMADLGLGAYRFSVAWPRIQPDGTGPVNVRGLDFYDRLTDELLAKGINPVVTLYHWDLPQTLEDRGGWANRETAEAFAEYAQIVHRRLGDRVATWTTLNEPWCSAYLGYGSGIHAPGVQDPAKAFQAAHHLNLAHGLAARALRSAGAQNISITLNPCQVAPLDPANPADVDAARLIDGVANRIFFDPLLLGKYPSDVLEHIARITDPSFIRDGDEAIINAPLDVLGINFYTPSYVRALPGAPGALDYPGSQGIAFRPPVGPVTDMNWQIEPASLTRLLTRIHRDYPGTPLMITENGAAYPEGPGENGEVQDLRRIEYIDAHLRACHDALAEGVDLRGYFAWSLMDNFEWAEGYAKRFGIVHVDYTTQQRVLKDSAKWYREVIRRNGLE from the coding sequence ATGACGGCAACCGTCACGACCACGTCGGCTCAGCCGGCGCCCGCGGGGATCACCTTCCCCGACGGCTTCGTCTGGGGCGCGGCCACCGCGTCGTACCAGATCGAGGGCGCGGCGCGGGAGGACGGTCGCGGCCCGTCCATCTGGGACACGTTCAGCCGCACCCCGGGCAAGGTTCACGCCGGCCACACCGGTGACGTCGCCTGCGACCACTACCACCGGTACGCCGAGGACGTCGCACTCATGGCCGACCTGGGCCTCGGCGCGTACCGATTCTCGGTCGCCTGGCCGCGGATCCAGCCCGACGGCACCGGCCCGGTCAACGTCCGCGGACTCGACTTCTACGACCGGCTCACCGACGAACTGCTCGCCAAGGGCATCAACCCGGTCGTCACGCTCTACCACTGGGACCTGCCGCAGACCCTGGAGGACCGCGGCGGCTGGGCCAACCGGGAGACCGCCGAGGCCTTCGCCGAGTACGCCCAGATCGTCCACCGCCGCCTCGGCGACCGGGTCGCCACCTGGACCACGCTGAACGAGCCGTGGTGCTCGGCGTACCTCGGTTACGGCTCCGGCATCCATGCCCCCGGCGTGCAGGACCCGGCCAAGGCCTTCCAGGCGGCGCACCACCTCAACCTGGCGCACGGCCTCGCCGCCCGCGCGCTGCGCTCCGCCGGCGCGCAGAACATCAGCATCACCCTCAACCCGTGCCAGGTCGCGCCGCTCGACCCGGCCAACCCCGCCGACGTGGACGCGGCCCGGCTGATCGACGGCGTCGCCAACCGGATCTTCTTCGACCCGCTGCTGCTCGGCAAATACCCGTCCGACGTGCTGGAGCACATCGCCCGGATCACCGACCCGTCGTTCATCCGCGACGGCGACGAGGCGATCATCAACGCGCCGCTCGACGTCCTCGGGATCAACTTCTACACCCCTTCCTATGTACGGGCGTTGCCCGGCGCACCCGGCGCGCTGGACTACCCGGGCAGCCAGGGCATCGCGTTCCGGCCGCCGGTCGGCCCGGTCACCGACATGAACTGGCAGATCGAGCCGGCCTCGCTGACCCGGCTGCTCACCCGCATCCACCGGGACTACCCGGGCACCCCCCTGATGATCACGGAGAACGGCGCCGCGTACCCGGAAGGGCCGGGCGAGAACGGCGAGGTCCAGGACCTGCGCCGCATCGAGTACATCGACGCCCACCTGCGCGCCTGCCACGACGCCCTGGCCGAGGGAGTCGACCTGCGCGGCTACTTCGCCTGGTCGTTGATGGACAACTTCGAATGGGCCGAGGGATACGCGAAGCGCTTCGGTATCGTGCACGTCGACTACACCACTCAGCAGCGTGTGCTCAAGGACAGTGCGAAGTGGTACCGCGAGGTGATCCGGCGCAACGGGCTGGAATGA
- a CDS encoding CAP domain-containing protein, translating to MFDLVVRRVVMIAATPALLVLSVPALGHGPILPPRPHRVPPQTAQPAPDAPKAAARAVPSAAAAASRKPSAATATRLRARTMMIQVTALTNAKRTAAGCPALTVDPNLSTASLRQSWYMARTRLFSHVWRDGATFVSRSRAAGYRQPAGENIGWGYPTAKAVVDAWMESPGHRANILNCGAKAVGTGVAYAADGTPYYTQVFGWQ from the coding sequence GTGTTCGACCTGGTGGTACGACGTGTCGTGATGATCGCGGCGACACCCGCGCTACTTGTTCTCTCCGTGCCGGCTCTCGGTCACGGCCCGATTCTGCCGCCACGGCCGCACCGCGTACCCCCGCAGACGGCCCAGCCGGCGCCCGACGCGCCCAAGGCCGCGGCACGGGCCGTGCCCTCCGCGGCGGCCGCGGCCAGCCGCAAGCCGAGCGCCGCCACCGCCACCCGGCTGCGCGCGCGGACCATGATGATCCAGGTCACCGCCCTCACCAACGCGAAGCGCACGGCCGCCGGATGCCCGGCGCTCACCGTGGACCCGAACCTCAGCACCGCGTCGCTGCGGCAGAGCTGGTACATGGCGCGCACCCGGCTCTTCAGCCACGTCTGGCGCGACGGCGCCACGTTCGTCAGCCGCAGCAGGGCCGCCGGGTACCGGCAGCCGGCCGGCGAGAACATCGGCTGGGGGTACCCCACCGCGAAGGCCGTCGTGGACGCCTGGATGGAGAGCCCCGGGCACCGGGCCAACATCCTCAACTGCGGCGCCAAGGCGGTCGGCACCGGCGTCGCTTACGCGGCCGACGGCACGCCTTATTACACCCAGGTGTTCGGCTGGCAGTGA
- a CDS encoding EI24 domain-containing protein yields MAEDQGRVLSAARDFATGVGLLGRGLGLILRSPRLLLLGLLPALLSGVLYIVLLILLIRFLPDLSEGATWFADGWDTWLRDTVQVFAGAGILGLSVLLGIITFTAVTLLIGDPFYETISGRIEARFGGVPDEVEVSVWESLRRSAADSLRLIGISVLVAIPLFVLGLLPFVGQTVIPVIGGAVGGWLLALELTGVPFQRRGQRLRDRRVVLGANKPLTLGFGAAVFVVFLIPLGAVLLMPAAIAGATLLARKSLGKPIATVSTRSL; encoded by the coding sequence GTGGCTGAGGATCAAGGTCGGGTGTTGTCGGCGGCACGGGATTTCGCCACCGGGGTCGGCCTGCTCGGCCGCGGGCTCGGCCTGATCCTGCGCAGCCCACGGCTGCTGCTGCTCGGCCTGCTGCCCGCGCTGCTCTCCGGCGTCCTCTACATCGTCCTGCTGATCCTGCTGATCCGTTTCCTGCCCGACCTGTCCGAGGGCGCTACCTGGTTCGCCGACGGCTGGGACACCTGGCTGCGGGACACCGTGCAGGTCTTCGCGGGCGCCGGCATCCTCGGCCTGAGCGTCCTGCTCGGCATCATCACGTTCACGGCGGTGACGCTGCTGATCGGCGACCCGTTCTACGAAACGATCTCCGGCCGGATCGAGGCCCGCTTCGGCGGCGTGCCGGACGAGGTGGAGGTCAGCGTCTGGGAGTCCCTGCGGCGCAGCGCGGCCGACTCGCTCCGGCTGATCGGCATCTCGGTGCTGGTCGCGATCCCGCTCTTCGTCCTGGGGTTGCTGCCGTTCGTCGGGCAGACGGTGATCCCGGTGATCGGCGGTGCCGTCGGTGGGTGGCTGCTGGCGCTCGAGCTGACCGGTGTGCCGTTCCAGCGGCGAGGGCAGCGGTTGCGTGATCGCCGGGTGGTCCTGGGTGCGAACAAGCCGCTGACACTGGGTTTCGGCGCGGCGGTGTTCGTGGTGTTCTTGATTCCGCTCGGGGCGGTGCTGTTGATGCCTGCCGCGATCGCCGGGGCTACGTTGCTGGCGCGTAAGTCGCTGGGCAAGCCGATAGCCACGGTGTCGACGCGCTCGCTCTGA
- a CDS encoding protein-glutamate methylesterase/protein-glutamine glutaminase, whose translation MISVLVVDDSVVVRRLIVDALGEAPGIQVVGTAANGLLAQAKIDQLKPDVITMDIEMPEMDGIEAVRELRKRHATLPVIMFSTLSASGATATLEALSAGATDYVTKPSNVGSVKESIAAVREQLVPKIQALGGRRRPAAGSPPLRPPAAPTRPGVAPLRPGPPPPAPGRPGLAAPAGAPPARPAAPRRAAPGGRIDLLAIGSSTGGPDALTKVLLGLPADLPVPIVITQHMPPVFTKMFAERLDRSTPLRVLEAGEGMELAPGTVYIAPGDRHLVFTRRGTATLTQLSGAPQENSCRPAVDVMFRSVAALYGASVFAAVLTGMGQDGRSGAKVLRDAGAEVLAQDEASSVVWGMPGAVVGAGLADEVLPLDRIAGALLNRVRVGRSPAVAR comes from the coding sequence ATGATCTCGGTCCTCGTCGTCGACGATTCCGTAGTGGTCCGTCGGCTGATCGTCGACGCTCTCGGGGAGGCGCCGGGCATCCAGGTGGTCGGGACGGCCGCCAACGGCCTGCTGGCCCAAGCCAAGATCGATCAGCTCAAGCCCGACGTGATCACCATGGACATCGAGATGCCCGAGATGGATGGCATCGAAGCCGTTCGCGAGCTGCGCAAACGGCACGCGACTCTGCCGGTGATCATGTTCAGCACGCTCTCCGCGTCGGGGGCCACGGCCACGCTGGAGGCGCTCTCCGCGGGCGCCACCGACTACGTCACCAAGCCGAGCAACGTGGGCTCGGTGAAGGAGTCGATCGCGGCGGTACGCGAGCAACTCGTACCCAAGATCCAGGCTCTTGGCGGCCGGCGCAGGCCGGCGGCCGGATCGCCGCCGCTGCGTCCGCCGGCAGCCCCGACGCGTCCCGGAGTCGCGCCGCTGCGTCCTGGACCGCCGCCGCCGGCGCCCGGACGACCCGGGCTTGCGGCTCCCGCGGGAGCGCCACCGGCCCGGCCGGCCGCGCCACGGCGCGCGGCGCCCGGTGGACGGATCGACCTGCTCGCCATCGGCTCCTCGACCGGCGGCCCGGACGCGCTCACCAAGGTGCTGCTCGGGCTCCCGGCCGATCTGCCGGTGCCGATTGTGATCACACAACACATGCCGCCGGTCTTCACCAAGATGTTCGCCGAACGGCTGGACCGCAGCACGCCGTTGCGCGTGCTGGAGGCGGGTGAGGGCATGGAGCTCGCGCCCGGCACGGTCTACATCGCTCCTGGTGACCGCCATCTGGTGTTCACTCGCCGGGGGACCGCGACGCTGACCCAGCTCAGCGGCGCTCCACAGGAAAACTCATGCCGGCCCGCGGTGGACGTGATGTTCCGCTCGGTGGCCGCACTGTACGGCGCATCGGTCTTCGCGGCCGTGCTCACCGGAATGGGACAAGACGGACGGAGTGGTGCGAAGGTGCTACGAGACGCGGGCGCCGAGGTGCTGGCACAGGACGAGGCGAGTTCGGTGGTCTGGGGCATGCCAGGCGCCGTGGTCGGTGCGGGCCTGGCGGACGAGGTGCTGCCTCTGGACCGGATCGCGGGAGCGCTGCTCAACCGCGTACGGGTGGGACGTTCGCCGGCGGTGGCACGATGA
- a CDS encoding maleylpyruvate isomerase mycothiol-dependent enzyme family protein, which translates to MNRLHATKDFWLAALRADGPALLDAVEETGPGPAAADLTALLSWIRATVTRGTTEAPAPLVTGDAAPEWPEALDALRRELTGTIETLEALDPDFPAWNWAPQPKRASFWHRRIAHEISLRRWDAEQAAGRATPIETKLAADGVGEVLDTWLPAGRRQGPDDVRGVVQLVATDAAHEWFVRLRGPGIALLDTMTILDSDDHHARAKATGTASDLQLALMGRKRIDQLAVAGDPRLVQALRAG; encoded by the coding sequence ATGAACAGGTTGCACGCGACGAAGGACTTCTGGCTCGCGGCGCTGCGCGCCGACGGGCCGGCGCTGCTGGACGCCGTCGAGGAGACCGGCCCCGGCCCAGCGGCCGCCGACCTCACCGCTCTTTTGAGCTGGATCCGCGCCACCGTCACCCGCGGCACCACCGAGGCGCCGGCGCCTCTTGTCACCGGTGACGCGGCCCCGGAGTGGCCGGAGGCGCTCGACGCGCTGCGGCGCGAGCTCACCGGGACGATCGAGACGCTGGAAGCGCTGGACCCGGACTTCCCCGCGTGGAACTGGGCGCCGCAGCCGAAACGCGCGAGCTTCTGGCACCGCCGGATCGCCCACGAGATCTCGCTGCGCCGCTGGGACGCCGAGCAGGCGGCCGGCCGGGCCACCCCGATCGAGACGAAACTGGCGGCCGACGGCGTGGGCGAGGTGCTGGACACCTGGCTCCCGGCCGGTCGGCGGCAGGGGCCGGACGACGTACGCGGCGTGGTGCAGCTGGTGGCGACGGACGCCGCGCACGAGTGGTTCGTCCGGCTGCGCGGCCCGGGCATCGCCCTGCTGGACACCATGACGATCCTGGACAGCGACGACCACCACGCCCGGGCGAAGGCGACCGGCACCGCGAGTGATCTGCAGCTGGCCCTGATGGGCCGCAAGCGCATCGACCAGCTGGCCGTGGCCGGTGACCCGCGGCTGGTGCAGGCGCTCCGGGCGGGCTGA
- a CDS encoding LacI family DNA-binding transcriptional regulator, which produces MTTRERPTLEAVARRAGVSRATVSRVVNGSTTVAAGIRDAVNRAVDELGYVPNQAARSLVTQRTDSIALILPETANRVFSDDLFFPAIIRGVGMELEAADKQLVLMMTGSTAGHHRVERYAVAGHVDGVLFASIHGADPLPGLLADRGIPVVCSGRPPAAVPYVDVDHAGGVAAAVRHLVASGRRRIATIAGPQDMVAGLERLAGYRDTLAEAGLPALVANGDFTRESGISAMRELLERDPSLDAVFAASDLMAHGALQTLRAAGRRVPSDVAVIGFDDFEISRYSDPPLTTVRQPIAEAGRVMAQLMLRLIGGDEEVPESVVLPTELVLRESA; this is translated from the coding sequence GTGACGACGCGGGAGCGCCCGACTCTGGAAGCGGTGGCACGGCGGGCCGGGGTGTCCCGGGCAACCGTGTCCCGCGTCGTCAACGGCTCCACCACGGTGGCCGCCGGCATCCGGGACGCCGTGAACCGGGCCGTCGACGAACTCGGATACGTGCCCAACCAGGCCGCCCGCAGCCTCGTCACCCAGCGGACCGACTCGATCGCGCTGATCCTGCCGGAGACCGCGAACCGGGTCTTCTCCGACGACCTCTTCTTCCCGGCCATCATCCGGGGCGTCGGCATGGAACTCGAAGCCGCCGACAAACAGCTCGTCCTGATGATGACCGGCTCCACCGCCGGTCATCATCGCGTCGAGCGGTACGCGGTCGCCGGTCACGTCGACGGCGTCCTCTTCGCCTCCATCCACGGCGCCGACCCGCTGCCCGGCCTGCTCGCCGACCGCGGCATACCGGTCGTCTGCAGCGGCCGCCCACCCGCCGCGGTGCCCTACGTGGACGTCGACCACGCCGGTGGAGTCGCCGCCGCGGTGCGCCACCTCGTCGCCTCCGGCCGGCGGCGGATCGCCACCATCGCCGGGCCGCAGGACATGGTCGCCGGACTGGAACGGCTCGCCGGATATCGGGACACGCTCGCCGAAGCGGGGTTGCCGGCGCTCGTCGCCAACGGCGACTTCACCCGCGAGTCAGGGATCAGCGCCATGCGGGAGCTGCTCGAACGCGACCCTTCGCTGGACGCCGTGTTCGCGGCGTCGGACCTGATGGCGCACGGGGCGCTGCAGACGCTGCGGGCGGCCGGGCGGCGGGTGCCCTCGGACGTCGCCGTGATCGGATTCGACGATTTCGAGATCAGCCGGTACAGCGATCCGCCGCTGACCACGGTTCGTCAGCCGATCGCCGAGGCGGGGCGGGTGATGGCGCAGCTGATGTTGCGGCTGATCGGGGGCGACGAGGAGGTGCCGGAGTCGGTGGTGCTGCCGACCGAGCTGGTGCTGAGGGAGTCCGCCTGA
- a CDS encoding chemotaxis protein CheA, with protein MEDLGEIVGEFLMESHENLDQIDRDLVALEQEPDSRDLISRIFRAIHTIKGTSGFLAFSRLEKLAHAGESLLSRLRDGVQPVTPETITVLLVTIDGVRNLLSSIEENNTEEGIDIDSTIERIHAQMNAPAAAAPAAPAAPAAEAAEAPAEAAPAAEGETPVQLDESAPRPAPEPVAEQRQPLGQILVEAGAAQPNDVTSALQQQIEGDERKLGTILLEEGKAAPAAVSEALQTQAPKRSIADSAIRVDVDLLDTLMNMVGELVLARNQLVRGVMEIGDATLVRSAQRLGMITSELQEGIMKTRMQPIEHIWSKLPRVVRDLSNSLGKQVALVMEGKETELDRSLLEAVKDPLTHLVRNAVDHGIEEPERRIAAGKDPEGTLTLRAYHEGGHVAVEVADNGAGLNVERIAQKAVENGLLRADQIPNMDKRDIMAMVFQPG; from the coding sequence GTGGAAGACCTTGGCGAGATCGTCGGCGAATTCCTGATGGAAAGCCACGAGAACCTGGACCAGATCGACCGGGATCTCGTAGCTCTCGAGCAGGAACCGGACTCGCGTGACCTGATCTCCCGTATCTTCCGGGCGATCCACACGATCAAGGGCACCAGTGGGTTCCTGGCCTTCAGCCGCCTCGAGAAGCTGGCCCACGCGGGCGAGTCGTTGCTGTCCCGGTTGCGTGACGGCGTCCAGCCGGTCACCCCGGAAACCATCACCGTGCTGCTTGTCACCATCGACGGTGTCCGCAACCTGTTGTCCTCCATCGAGGAGAACAACACGGAAGAGGGCATCGACATCGACTCCACCATCGAGCGGATCCACGCGCAGATGAACGCGCCGGCGGCAGCCGCGCCGGCCGCGCCGGCCGCACCCGCGGCGGAGGCTGCCGAGGCGCCCGCCGAGGCGGCGCCGGCTGCCGAGGGCGAGACCCCGGTCCAGCTCGACGAGTCCGCCCCGCGCCCCGCGCCCGAGCCGGTCGCCGAGCAGCGCCAGCCGCTCGGCCAGATCCTGGTCGAGGCCGGCGCGGCGCAGCCGAACGACGTCACCTCGGCGCTGCAGCAGCAGATCGAGGGCGACGAGCGCAAGCTCGGCACGATCCTGCTCGAGGAGGGCAAGGCAGCGCCGGCCGCGGTCAGCGAGGCGCTGCAGACGCAGGCGCCGAAGCGCAGCATCGCGGACAGCGCGATTCGTGTCGACGTCGATCTGCTGGACACCCTGATGAACATGGTGGGTGAGCTGGTGCTCGCCCGTAACCAGCTGGTCCGTGGCGTCATGGAGATCGGCGACGCGACGCTCGTCCGCAGCGCCCAGCGCCTCGGCATGATCACCAGTGAGCTGCAAGAGGGCATCATGAAGACCCGCATGCAGCCCATCGAGCACATCTGGTCGAAGCTGCCCCGAGTCGTCCGGGACCTCAGCAACTCGCTCGGCAAGCAGGTCGCGCTGGTGATGGAGGGCAAGGAGACCGAGCTCGACCGGAGCTTGCTGGAGGCGGTCAAGGACCCGCTGACCCACCTGGTCCGCAACGCGGTCGACCACGGCATCGAGGAGCCGGAGCGCCGGATCGCCGCGGGCAAGGACCCGGAGGGCACGCTCACGCTCCGTGCGTACCACGAGGGTGGACACGTCGCGGTCGAGGTCGCCGACAACGGCGCCGGCCTGAACGTCGAGCGGATCGCGCAGAAGGCCGTGGAGAACGGGCTGCTCCGGGCGGACCAGATCCCGAACATGGACAAGCGCGACATCATGGCGATGGTCTTCCAGCCCGGGTAA
- a CDS encoding chemotaxis protein CheW, with amino-acid sequence MDVVKTNIENIGGAVSVDSTPGEGTVWRLTIPLTLAIIQALTVDCGDQRYVVPQVAVLELVFIDGNTTKVEYASGAPVYRLRGKLLPLVRLDRALGFEVGGDQGVYIMVLQADGRRFGLVVDRVLNTEEVVVKALSTRLKDIGLYAGATILGDGKVGLILDVPALARRSHLAVDSERENVVEKRGQAAGGTERLLVTAVGERRVAIPLDTVTRLEEFPRDRLEHAGSREVVQYRGQILPLVRLSHLLGAYGEELEGDTVSVVVYSEGGKSVALVVDRIVDIAENSTTARREAEEDGLVGTAVIQQRVTELLDVRRAILAADPNFYSDSMDDMLVEA; translated from the coding sequence ATGGACGTCGTGAAGACCAACATCGAGAACATCGGTGGCGCGGTCAGCGTCGATTCAACCCCGGGCGAGGGTACGGTCTGGCGGCTCACCATCCCGCTGACGCTCGCCATCATCCAGGCGCTCACCGTCGACTGCGGCGACCAGCGTTACGTGGTGCCGCAGGTCGCGGTCCTCGAGCTGGTCTTCATCGACGGCAACACCACCAAGGTCGAGTACGCCTCGGGCGCGCCTGTCTACCGCCTGCGCGGCAAGCTGCTCCCGCTGGTCCGGCTGGACCGTGCGCTCGGCTTCGAGGTCGGCGGCGACCAGGGCGTCTACATCATGGTGCTACAGGCCGACGGCCGGCGGTTCGGCCTGGTCGTCGACCGGGTGCTGAACACCGAGGAGGTCGTGGTCAAGGCGCTCAGCACCAGGCTCAAGGACATCGGCCTGTACGCCGGGGCCACCATTCTCGGCGACGGCAAGGTCGGCCTGATCCTCGACGTCCCGGCGCTGGCCCGTCGCTCGCACCTGGCCGTCGACTCGGAGCGGGAGAACGTGGTCGAGAAGCGCGGCCAGGCCGCCGGCGGCACCGAGCGCCTGCTGGTCACCGCGGTCGGCGAGCGCCGGGTCGCGATCCCGCTGGACACCGTCACGCGGCTCGAGGAGTTCCCGCGCGATCGGCTGGAGCACGCCGGTTCCCGCGAGGTCGTCCAGTACCGCGGGCAGATCCTGCCGCTGGTCCGGCTCTCGCACCTGCTCGGCGCGTACGGCGAGGAGTTGGAGGGCGACACCGTCTCGGTCGTGGTCTACAGCGAGGGTGGCAAGAGCGTGGCGCTGGTGGTGGACCGGATCGTGGACATCGCGGAGAACTCGACGACCGCACGGCGGGAGGCCGAGGAGGACGGCCTGGTCGGCACCGCGGTGATCCAGCAACGGGTCACCGAGCTGCTCGACGTGCGCCGGGCGATCCTCGCCGCCGACCCGAACTTCTACAGCGATTCGATGGACGACATGCTGGTGGAGGCCTGA